One Glycine max cultivar Williams 82 chromosome 6, Glycine_max_v4.0, whole genome shotgun sequence DNA segment encodes these proteins:
- the LOC100801738 gene encoding putative E3 ubiquitin-protein ligase RING1a isoform X1, with protein sequence MAAQKRSFPDAPNDNNRHAKHHHEEAKTEEEEEEEEEEAQQQQQHDEEEEEEDNNYKSDDSPPEDKSEYVFVELLEIRKEVQCPICLGIIKKTRTVMECLHRFCRECIDKSMRLGNNECPACRTHCASRRSLRDDPNYDALIAALYPNIEKYEQEELEFREEDKNRNKQIQASIAKVVQRQSEALVKRRRDTPGSFVTRSQRNQRNVLSRRQNQGMDNQGSEDNEEENDNNEKDSSSTDERCTELRQRRRKRRTRGRPSQPSSSTASPDGGCIESDMDIRISSRLVSKPQKLTWGRGGFRSHTRHGSGNGSNSKSSRSSRLAKLVDYLHSLNENTDELDVHLILLSLDKQITPSLQQPHLCCRPTLSVKHLCEYVAHQTPLLVEEVEILAVKGCCSTVCDKSFDETSSSDELTTLVIDPSKDELETLQGHESLAGIKSKCISKREHLILAYRRKE encoded by the exons ATGGCTGCTCAGAAGCGTTCCTTCCCTGATGCTCCTAACGATAACAACCGCCACGCCAAACATCACCACGAAGAAGCAAaaactgaagaagaagaagaagaagaagaagaagaagcacaacaacaacaacagcatgatgaagaagaagaagaagaggataaTAATTACAAATCAGACG aTTCTCCTCCCGAAGACAAATCCga ATATGTGTTTGTAGAACTTCTGGAAATACGCAAAGAAGTCCAATGTCCAATTTGCCTAG GTATTATTAAGAAAACACGTACTGTTATGGAATGCTTGCACCGGTTTTGCAGGGAATGCATTGACAAGTCGATGCGACTAGG GAACAATGAATGCCCTGCTTGTCGAACACACTGTGCCAGTCGTCGTTCTTTGAGAGATGATCCAAACTACGATGCCTTAATTGCAGCTTTATATCCTAATATTGAGAAGTATGAACAAGAG GAGCTTGAATTTCGTGAAGAGGACAAGAACCGCAATAAGCAG ATTCAGGCTTCAATTGCAAAAGTTGTTCAACGACAATCTGAAGCACTGGTTAAGAGACGTAGAGATACACCAGGTTCATTTGTGACAAGATCACAGCGCAATCAACGAAATGTTCTCTCTAGGAGACAAAACCAAGGGATGGATAATCAAGGATCTGAAGATAATGAGGAGGAAAATGACAATAATGAAAAGGACTCATCTTCCACAGATGAGCGATGTACAGAACTCAGGCAGAGAAGGCGAAAGAGGCGGACCAGAGGTCGTCCTTCTCAGCCCTCATCATCGACGGCAAGTCCTGATGGTGGATGCATAGAAAGTGACATGGACATAAGAATTTCTTCTAGACTGGTGTCAAAACCTCAAAAACTAACTTGGGGAAGGGGTGGTTTTAGGAGTCACACACGGCATGGCAGTGGCAATGGTAGCAATAGCAAAAGTTCCCGCAGTAGTCGCTTGGCTAAGTTAGTTGATTATCTCCATAGCTTGAATGAAAACACTGATGAG TTAGATGTCCATCTCATTCTTTTGTCTTTAGACAAACAAATTACACCAAGCTTGCAGCAGCCACACCTTTGCTGTCGGCCAACATTGTCTGTGAAGCATCTTTGTGAA TATGTTGCTCATCAGACACCTTTGCTGGTTGAAGAAGTTGAGATATTGGCAGTTAAAGGATGCTGCAGTACAGTTTGTGACAAGTCATTTGATGAGACTTCATCCTCTGATGAGCTAACTACGCTGGTTATAGATCCTAGCAAAGATGAACTGGAAACTCTGCAAGGGCATGAATCTCTGGCAGGGATTAAATCTAAATGCATATCTAAAAGGGAGCATTTG ATTCTGGCATACAGGAGGAAGGAATGA
- the LOC100801738 gene encoding putative E3 ubiquitin-protein ligase RING1a isoform X2, translated as MAAQKRSFPDAPNDNNRHAKHHHEEAKTEEEEEEEEEEAQQQQQHDEEEEEEDNNYKSDDSPPEDKSEYVFVELLEIRKEVQCPICLGIIKKTRTVMECLHRFCRECIDKSMRLGNNECPACRTHCASRRSLRDDPNYDALIAALYPNIEKYEQEELEFREEDKNRNKQASIAKVVQRQSEALVKRRRDTPGSFVTRSQRNQRNVLSRRQNQGMDNQGSEDNEEENDNNEKDSSSTDERCTELRQRRRKRRTRGRPSQPSSSTASPDGGCIESDMDIRISSRLVSKPQKLTWGRGGFRSHTRHGSGNGSNSKSSRSSRLAKLVDYLHSLNENTDELDVHLILLSLDKQITPSLQQPHLCCRPTLSVKHLCEYVAHQTPLLVEEVEILAVKGCCSTVCDKSFDETSSSDELTTLVIDPSKDELETLQGHESLAGIKSKCISKREHLILAYRRKE; from the exons ATGGCTGCTCAGAAGCGTTCCTTCCCTGATGCTCCTAACGATAACAACCGCCACGCCAAACATCACCACGAAGAAGCAAaaactgaagaagaagaagaagaagaagaagaagaagcacaacaacaacaacagcatgatgaagaagaagaagaagaggataaTAATTACAAATCAGACG aTTCTCCTCCCGAAGACAAATCCga ATATGTGTTTGTAGAACTTCTGGAAATACGCAAAGAAGTCCAATGTCCAATTTGCCTAG GTATTATTAAGAAAACACGTACTGTTATGGAATGCTTGCACCGGTTTTGCAGGGAATGCATTGACAAGTCGATGCGACTAGG GAACAATGAATGCCCTGCTTGTCGAACACACTGTGCCAGTCGTCGTTCTTTGAGAGATGATCCAAACTACGATGCCTTAATTGCAGCTTTATATCCTAATATTGAGAAGTATGAACAAGAG GAGCTTGAATTTCGTGAAGAGGACAAGAACCGCAATAAGCAG GCTTCAATTGCAAAAGTTGTTCAACGACAATCTGAAGCACTGGTTAAGAGACGTAGAGATACACCAGGTTCATTTGTGACAAGATCACAGCGCAATCAACGAAATGTTCTCTCTAGGAGACAAAACCAAGGGATGGATAATCAAGGATCTGAAGATAATGAGGAGGAAAATGACAATAATGAAAAGGACTCATCTTCCACAGATGAGCGATGTACAGAACTCAGGCAGAGAAGGCGAAAGAGGCGGACCAGAGGTCGTCCTTCTCAGCCCTCATCATCGACGGCAAGTCCTGATGGTGGATGCATAGAAAGTGACATGGACATAAGAATTTCTTCTAGACTGGTGTCAAAACCTCAAAAACTAACTTGGGGAAGGGGTGGTTTTAGGAGTCACACACGGCATGGCAGTGGCAATGGTAGCAATAGCAAAAGTTCCCGCAGTAGTCGCTTGGCTAAGTTAGTTGATTATCTCCATAGCTTGAATGAAAACACTGATGAG TTAGATGTCCATCTCATTCTTTTGTCTTTAGACAAACAAATTACACCAAGCTTGCAGCAGCCACACCTTTGCTGTCGGCCAACATTGTCTGTGAAGCATCTTTGTGAA TATGTTGCTCATCAGACACCTTTGCTGGTTGAAGAAGTTGAGATATTGGCAGTTAAAGGATGCTGCAGTACAGTTTGTGACAAGTCATTTGATGAGACTTCATCCTCTGATGAGCTAACTACGCTGGTTATAGATCCTAGCAAAGATGAACTGGAAACTCTGCAAGGGCATGAATCTCTGGCAGGGATTAAATCTAAATGCATATCTAAAAGGGAGCATTTG ATTCTGGCATACAGGAGGAAGGAATGA